A window of the Euzebya pacifica genome harbors these coding sequences:
- the ccsA gene encoding cytochrome c biogenesis protein: MTVRIRPTTVLGATAAAAGSTAAVLGLVVAPPDVVQGQPQRLMYVHVPAAWVAYLAFAGVLAASVAYLLRRDLRWDRHARSAAELGVGLTALAIVLGSLWGRPVWGVWWTWEPRLITTVVLLVVYVGYLGVRGLSADPHASARRAAVVGIAAFVNVPIVHYSVVWWRTLHQPPTVLRPGGPADAIEPMMLAALLAGVLAFTLAAAWVHARRVSALATARAAAPMELDDTPLMELTVNAGRTR; encoded by the coding sequence ATGACCGTGCGCATCCGACCCACCACCGTCCTGGGTGCCACCGCTGCGGCGGCTGGTTCCACCGCAGCCGTGCTCGGCCTCGTCGTCGCCCCTCCTGATGTGGTGCAGGGGCAGCCGCAACGGCTGATGTACGTCCACGTGCCGGCGGCATGGGTGGCCTACCTGGCCTTCGCGGGGGTGCTGGCCGCGAGCGTCGCCTACCTGCTGCGCCGCGATCTGCGCTGGGACCGACATGCTCGGTCGGCTGCGGAGTTGGGTGTCGGGCTGACCGCGCTGGCGATCGTGCTGGGAAGCCTCTGGGGCCGACCGGTGTGGGGTGTGTGGTGGACGTGGGAGCCCCGGTTGATCACCACCGTCGTCCTGCTGGTGGTGTACGTCGGCTACCTGGGGGTGCGGGGGCTGTCGGCGGACCCCCATGCCAGCGCACGACGGGCGGCGGTCGTCGGGATCGCGGCGTTCGTCAACGTCCCGATCGTGCACTACTCGGTGGTCTGGTGGCGGACCTTGCACCAGCCACCGACGGTGCTGCGCCCCGGCGGTCCCGCCGATGCCATCGAGCCGATGATGCTGGCGGCCCTGCTGGCGGGGGTGCTGGCCTTCACCCTGGCCGCCGCGTGGGTCCACGCGCGCCGGGTCTCGGCGTTGGCGACCGCCCGCGCGGCCGCCCCGATGGAACTCGACGACACGCCACTGATGGAGCTGACCGTGAACGCTGGGAGAACCCGATGA
- a CDS encoding copper resistance CopC/CopD family protein: MTLALTLLAVLAGPASAHSFLATTDPSQGARLTDAPDSVALQLSEAVAPGSVQISVRRSDGSEVVTPPPATQSGNAVVRQPLPDVGSGVYVVSWQVTSAVDGHGSAGELAFAVGTDASVEVPAGATGAPDADPAAAVIAWVFFAGLAAASGGLAVSYLTAGSARDHQWVRGGVLVALVAVVLRTLGQVPDVGGGHWSAALALPAAALLLGLAVSLARTGTTVPSGLIVAAAAAWSTRSHSAAAYGAAGAALDAIHLVAAAAWTGGLAQVVRIVWQDRRAGRDVWVQPVRRYARPALWLVAAVSLSGIVQAALLLAGWQAVWSTTYGQVLIVKTVLLVAAVSAAAVARLRALPGGQPTLLRRVTAAELSLLAGVLGAAALLVTTTPPTPTVAVDSLLGPPPIDGPTVRAMDLAGSLTVDIAAGKDRLDVSVISPSGGVEDASVEIVAVRPDGTTSELHPRPCGPGCFTQEWALPAGETRLQVTAAAPGWTGGRMEADLGWPPPTAAPDRFEAMVQAMRGVDRVTLTESVSSDSTSDTTGATDATMTGEAFVDLMPWAGGGVVDVRPVEGRTDAFTFYLPGSRMYFEVVTGPDGRLRHQRMVNPGHEIGYRFDYGPPASTSSPTEQDRTP, from the coding sequence TTGACGCTCGCATTGACCCTCCTGGCGGTGCTTGCAGGGCCGGCGTCGGCGCACTCCTTCCTCGCCACCACTGATCCATCGCAGGGCGCCAGGCTGACCGACGCCCCCGACAGCGTAGCGCTGCAGCTGAGCGAGGCGGTCGCCCCAGGCTCGGTGCAGATCTCGGTGCGTCGATCCGATGGCAGCGAGGTGGTGACGCCGCCGCCGGCGACTCAGTCCGGCAACGCGGTCGTACGCCAACCGCTGCCGGATGTGGGAAGCGGCGTCTACGTCGTGTCGTGGCAGGTCACCTCCGCGGTTGACGGACACGGCTCCGCCGGCGAGCTCGCCTTCGCCGTCGGCACGGACGCCTCGGTCGAGGTGCCGGCAGGGGCAACCGGTGCTCCGGACGCCGATCCTGCCGCCGCGGTGATCGCCTGGGTGTTCTTCGCCGGGCTGGCGGCCGCATCCGGCGGTCTGGCCGTGTCCTACCTGACCGCCGGCAGCGCCAGGGACCATCAGTGGGTACGGGGTGGAGTGCTCGTCGCACTGGTCGCCGTGGTCCTCCGGACGCTCGGGCAGGTCCCGGACGTGGGTGGCGGCCACTGGTCCGCTGCACTGGCGCTGCCTGCTGCCGCACTGCTGCTGGGTCTGGCTGTCTCGCTCGCCCGCACGGGGACGACGGTTCCGTCCGGGCTGATCGTCGCTGCCGCCGCAGCCTGGTCGACGCGCAGCCACAGCGCCGCCGCCTACGGTGCGGCAGGTGCCGCGCTCGATGCCATCCATCTGGTCGCCGCGGCCGCATGGACCGGCGGCCTGGCACAGGTGGTCCGCATCGTGTGGCAGGACCGTCGTGCCGGTCGCGACGTCTGGGTGCAGCCGGTGCGGCGGTACGCCCGGCCAGCCCTGTGGCTTGTCGCCGCGGTCAGCCTCAGCGGCATCGTGCAGGCAGCCCTGCTGCTGGCCGGTTGGCAGGCCGTGTGGTCCACGACCTACGGGCAGGTGCTGATCGTCAAGACGGTGCTGCTGGTCGCCGCCGTCTCCGCTGCGGCCGTCGCCCGGTTGCGCGCGCTACCTGGTGGCCAGCCGACGCTGCTGCGTCGGGTCACCGCGGCGGAGCTCTCACTGCTGGCCGGTGTCCTTGGCGCCGCCGCGCTGCTGGTCACCACGACGCCACCCACGCCGACCGTTGCAGTGGATTCCCTCCTCGGACCCCCGCCCATCGACGGACCCACCGTCCGCGCGATGGATCTGGCAGGCTCCCTCACCGTCGACATCGCTGCTGGCAAGGACCGCCTGGATGTGTCGGTGATCAGTCCGAGCGGCGGGGTCGAGGACGCCTCCGTCGAGATCGTCGCAGTGCGTCCGGATGGCACGACCAGCGAGCTGCACCCCCGGCCGTGCGGACCGGGTTGCTTCACCCAGGAGTGGGCGCTGCCTGCGGGTGAGACCCGGCTGCAGGTCACCGCTGCGGCGCCGGGGTGGACGGGCGGTCGTATGGAGGCCGATCTGGGGTGGCCGCCACCGACCGCAGCGCCTGACCGGTTCGAGGCGATGGTGCAGGCGATGCGAGGCGTGGACCGGGTGACGCTGACCGAGTCCGTCAGCAGCGACTCGACCAGCGACACCACCGGTGCCACAGACGCCACGATGACCGGCGAGGCGTTCGTCGACCTCATGCCGTGGGCGGGTGGCGGGGTCGTGGACGTCAGACCCGTCGAGGGCCGCACCGACGCCTTCACCTTCTACCTCCCCGGCTCGCGGATGTACTTCGAGGTGGTCACCGGACCCGACGGCCGTCTGCGCCACCAGCGCATGGTCAACCCCGGCCACGAGATCGGGTACAGGTTCGACTACGGACCGCCCGCGTCCACGTCATCCCCGACCGAACAGGACCGCACGCCATGA
- a CDS encoding ABC transporter ATP-binding protein — translation MTITPSLSSAADATRATAPPCVLELQACYRSYGPVLALAPITLRVQRGAVCTVTGPNGSGKTTLLRIAAGLLKPSGGARTGDEPALYAAAGDGARASQTVGQAVAVAAALGGGDVEEAIELAGLSALRTSTVGELSAGQRTRVTLATVLAGNPAIACLDEPDAHLDADGRRCAAGVVDRLARRGAAVLIATHDRRWLEERQDGHLELSPSRGGSGD, via the coding sequence ATGACCATCACCCCGTCCCTCTCCTCCGCCGCAGATGCCACCCGTGCCACCGCGCCACCCTGCGTGCTGGAACTGCAGGCCTGCTATCGGTCATACGGCCCCGTCCTGGCCCTGGCCCCGATCACCCTGCGGGTCCAGCGTGGCGCGGTCTGCACCGTCACCGGCCCCAACGGGTCGGGCAAGACCACACTGCTGCGCATCGCCGCGGGGCTGCTGAAGCCGTCGGGAGGCGCGAGGACCGGCGACGAGCCGGCGCTCTACGCCGCTGCGGGGGACGGGGCAAGGGCGTCGCAGACGGTCGGGCAGGCGGTGGCCGTCGCCGCGGCGCTGGGCGGAGGTGACGTCGAGGAGGCGATCGAGCTCGCCGGCCTGTCAGCCCTGCGCACGAGCACGGTCGGTGAGTTGTCGGCCGGCCAGCGGACACGGGTCACCCTTGCGACGGTCCTTGCCGGCAACCCGGCGATCGCCTGTCTCGACGAACCGGACGCGCATCTGGACGCCGACGGACGACGGTGCGCGGCGGGGGTCGTCGACCGCCTCGCCCGCCGTGGTGCTGCCGTCCTGATCGCAACCCATGACCGTCGTTGGCTCGAGGAGCGACAGGACGGTCATCTCGAGTTGTCCCCGTCGAGGGGTGGCAGCGGTGACTGA
- a CDS encoding heme exporter protein CcmB, with the protein MFTRELAVEASGRHLTRVAVPFALAGVLLAGLAFGPAPSVLQVVAPGLPWLVVLLLAAPLSLTVAVAEREDGCWDLLRSLAGPGPLLWGKLAAMWVWLTATWAVAAGLSIIVLGAGMALSSVPAAALGTLGLSSAVVVYGTTAAAAGRTGTGLLTALVLPAGLPALVAGTQASTPGVDAPPWLLLLLAYDLAALAVAWAVFPTLLEE; encoded by the coding sequence GTGTTCACACGGGAGCTCGCAGTCGAGGCATCGGGCCGGCACCTGACCCGTGTCGCGGTCCCGTTCGCCCTGGCCGGCGTGCTGCTCGCCGGCCTGGCCTTCGGTCCGGCGCCGTCGGTGCTGCAGGTGGTCGCCCCCGGCCTGCCCTGGCTGGTGGTGCTGCTCCTGGCCGCACCGTTGTCGCTCACCGTCGCGGTGGCCGAGCGCGAGGACGGCTGCTGGGACCTGCTGCGCAGCCTGGCCGGTCCAGGCCCGCTGCTGTGGGGGAAGCTGGCGGCGATGTGGGTGTGGCTGACGGCCACCTGGGCCGTCGCCGCGGGTCTCAGCATCATCGTCCTGGGTGCCGGGATGGCGCTGTCGTCGGTGCCTGCGGCCGCGCTCGGCACCCTTGGCCTGTCGAGTGCCGTGGTCGTGTACGGCACCACGGCCGCGGCAGCCGGCCGGACCGGCACGGGGCTGCTCACGGCGCTGGTCCTGCCGGCAGGGCTCCCGGCCCTCGTCGCCGGTACACAGGCGAGCACGCCTGGTGTCGACGCCCCCCCCTGGCTACTGCTGCTCCTGGCCTACGACCTTGCGGCCCTCGCCGTGGCGTGGGCCGTGTTCCCGACCCTGCTGGAGGAATGA
- a CDS encoding cytochrome c maturation protein CcmE, whose protein sequence is MNMTRPRTRLLVVAVTALAAIGLLAAAGLDDSLVYYRSPAEASSLSGADGRIRLGGLVQAGSVLRDGTDVRFVLTDGASDVDVVHRGDPPGVFQEGQGALVEGTFDADGVFRSDLLIVKHSNEYQAPEDEYQTPEGEYQAPEDERP, encoded by the coding sequence ATGAACATGACACGCCCGCGAACGCGACTGCTGGTCGTCGCCGTCACTGCACTCGCCGCGATCGGCCTGCTGGCCGCGGCGGGGTTGGACGACAGTCTGGTGTACTACCGCAGCCCGGCCGAGGCGTCGTCCCTGTCCGGTGCCGATGGACGGATCCGACTGGGTGGCCTGGTGCAGGCCGGCTCGGTGCTCCGTGACGGCACGGACGTCCGGTTCGTGCTGACCGACGGCGCGTCCGACGTCGACGTGGTGCATCGCGGTGACCCGCCGGGCGTGTTCCAGGAGGGCCAGGGCGCACTGGTCGAGGGCACCTTCGACGCCGACGGCGTGTTCCGCTCGGACCTGCTGATCGTCAAGCACTCCAACGAGTACCAGGCTCCGGAGGACGAGTACCAGACTCCAGAGGGCGAGTACCAGGCTCCGGAGGATGAGCGCCCGTGA